A stretch of Gemmatimonas aurantiaca T-27 DNA encodes these proteins:
- a CDS encoding ankyrin repeat domain-containing protein, giving the protein MDVRTQWSTRLVGAAALLAGTVSPLAAQDSKPVMRVSSSPNTVAVSSTAMAQAAMRGDIAAVRALIASRADVNAAQGDGMTALHWAADRGDAAMATALIKAGAKLTPITRNGAYTPLHVAARAGNGAVVQALLAAGADAKARTETGATALHLSAQAGDVASVKSLVAAKADVNAKEPTWGQTPLMFAAASDRAEAVKALMAAGADASIRTSTVDLTEELSRQQAAARKRNEVLFSFLPEKMRDSVIKAFEKQAAEQAAQLRLRAGGAPATPAVGAQPGGGAAPARAAAPAGAAPATAAPAVATAAAAKPAGDSAAKPAFKVGVQAPPVNDLTPAQVQEAILAGRTVYDSKQKVDGKVETIIPADTTNGFNAGYEATVGSMGGLSALHHAARQGNLAAAMALIESGANINEVAVSDSVTPLLMATINGQFDLAMAMVKKGANVRIESIHGLTPLYATINVMWHPRSRYPQPQAIQTQKTTHIELMDALIKAGADVNVRLRKNLWFFGFSNCGNANCGLEALDGTSAFWRATYGVDLEAMKLLKAAGAVDTIPQYKAPTTARRGGGFGRAPAVALNAAIDSASKAVPAGIGVYPIHAAAGVGYGNGFAGNSHRHAPDGWMPVMKYLVEELHHDVNKRDINGYTPLHHAAARGDNEMINYLVSKGADPKAVGRDFKTTIDMANGPVERLRPFPETIVLLEKLGAVNSHRCVSC; this is encoded by the coding sequence ATGGACGTGCGGACTCAGTGGTCGACGCGGCTCGTAGGAGCCGCCGCGTTACTGGCGGGGACGGTGTCCCCGCTGGCAGCGCAAGACAGCAAGCCGGTGATGCGGGTATCGTCGTCGCCCAACACGGTGGCCGTGTCGTCGACGGCCATGGCGCAGGCGGCCATGCGTGGTGATATCGCGGCCGTGCGCGCGCTCATTGCGTCGCGAGCCGATGTGAACGCGGCGCAGGGTGATGGTATGACGGCGCTGCATTGGGCGGCTGATCGTGGTGATGCCGCGATGGCGACCGCGCTGATCAAGGCGGGTGCCAAGCTCACGCCGATCACGCGCAATGGCGCGTACACTCCCTTGCACGTGGCTGCACGTGCGGGCAACGGCGCCGTGGTCCAGGCTTTGCTTGCTGCCGGTGCAGATGCCAAGGCACGCACGGAAACGGGTGCGACCGCATTGCACCTTTCGGCGCAGGCCGGTGATGTGGCCAGCGTGAAGTCGCTGGTGGCGGCGAAGGCGGATGTGAACGCGAAGGAACCGACGTGGGGTCAGACGCCGCTCATGTTTGCGGCAGCGTCGGATCGTGCCGAGGCCGTGAAGGCGCTGATGGCGGCAGGCGCCGATGCGTCGATCCGTACGAGCACGGTCGATCTGACCGAAGAGTTGTCGCGCCAGCAGGCGGCCGCTCGGAAGCGCAACGAAGTGTTGTTCAGCTTCCTGCCTGAGAAGATGCGCGATTCGGTGATCAAGGCGTTCGAAAAGCAGGCGGCCGAGCAGGCTGCGCAGCTTCGCTTACGGGCGGGCGGTGCGCCGGCCACGCCGGCTGTCGGTGCCCAGCCAGGTGGTGGGGCGGCGCCCGCACGTGCTGCCGCACCCGCTGGCGCTGCACCGGCCACGGCGGCTCCAGCGGTCGCTACCGCAGCCGCTGCAAAGCCCGCCGGTGACAGTGCGGCCAAGCCGGCATTCAAGGTTGGCGTGCAGGCGCCGCCGGTGAATGATCTGACGCCAGCTCAGGTGCAGGAAGCGATTCTGGCCGGTCGCACGGTGTACGACAGCAAGCAGAAGGTCGACGGGAAGGTCGAGACGATCATCCCGGCCGATACCACGAACGGCTTCAATGCCGGCTATGAGGCCACCGTTGGCAGCATGGGCGGACTGTCCGCACTCCACCATGCGGCACGGCAGGGTAACCTGGCCGCCGCCATGGCACTCATCGAGTCGGGTGCGAACATCAACGAAGTCGCGGTCAGCGACAGCGTGACTCCGTTGCTCATGGCCACGATCAATGGCCAGTTCGATCTCGCGATGGCGATGGTGAAGAAGGGCGCGAACGTGCGCATCGAGAGCATTCACGGCCTCACGCCGCTGTATGCCACGATCAACGTGATGTGGCACCCGCGGTCGCGGTATCCGCAGCCGCAGGCCATTCAGACGCAGAAGACCACGCACATCGAGTTGATGGATGCACTGATCAAGGCCGGCGCCGACGTGAACGTGCGTTTGCGCAAGAATCTGTGGTTCTTCGGGTTCAGCAACTGTGGTAACGCCAACTGCGGTCTCGAAGCGCTCGATGGCACCTCTGCGTTCTGGCGTGCCACGTATGGTGTGGACCTGGAAGCGATGAAGCTGCTGAAGGCGGCCGGCGCCGTTGATACGATTCCCCAGTACAAGGCGCCCACGACGGCACGTCGTGGTGGTGGTTTTGGACGGGCACCCGCCGTGGCGCTCAACGCCGCGATCGATTCTGCTTCCAAGGCCGTGCCAGCCGGTATCGGCGTCTATCCCATCCATGCGGCGGCCGGTGTTGGTTATGGCAACGGCTTCGCCGGCAACTCGCATCGTCATGCGCCGGATGGCTGGATGCCCGTGATGAAGTATCTCGTCGAAGAGTTGCATCACGACGTCAACAAGCGTGACATCAACGGCTACACCCCGTTGCATCATGCGGCGGCGCGCGGCGACAACGAGATGATCAACTATCTCGTGAGCAAGGGCGCCGACCCGAAGGCCGTGGGTCGCGATTTCAAGACGACGATCGACATGGCCAACGGCCCGGTGGAGCGTCTGCGCCCCTTCCCCGAGACCATCGTGTTGCTCGAGAAGCTCGGCGCGGTGAATAGCCATCGTTGCGTCTCCTGCTGA
- a CDS encoding DUF1552 domain-containing protein, translated as MQFLTQKTLARRSFLQGMSATIALPYLDAMTPAGQFLSKAGGAAATGHKRLVCIESVHGAAGSNTWGASKFLWAPEGVGKQFSLNPEGALIPLDKWRDNLTIVSNTDVRMAEAFDAPEIGGDHFRSSAVFLTQSHPKQTQGSDLFVGTSFDQIVARKIGQDTPLPSMQLCIENLDQAGGCFYNYACAYTDTISWASPTEPLPMIRNPRAAFDMLFGAGANNADRSARRKDNGSILDWVVGEINSLKRDLGAADRRRVDQYLENVRELERRIEKVEAKNTSGDERQIPEAPAGVPDSFEEHMRLMFDIQVLAFQSDMTRVFSFKTGRDASSRVFVESGTNKGFHPASHHGGREAAIMEFNLINKYHVAMLPYFLERLKETKDGDSNLLDNTTIVYGSPMADGNVHNHRRCPLILLSGDQAQLPRNTHLKAPDGTPMADVFLSLLHNYGIDTPSFGDSVSPFALYSNA; from the coding sequence ATGCAATTTCTCACTCAGAAGACTCTCGCCCGTCGCTCGTTCCTGCAGGGCATGAGCGCCACGATCGCGTTGCCGTATCTCGATGCCATGACACCGGCGGGGCAGTTCCTGTCCAAGGCCGGTGGTGCAGCGGCTACCGGTCACAAGCGTCTGGTGTGCATCGAGTCCGTGCACGGCGCCGCCGGCAGCAATACGTGGGGCGCGTCCAAGTTCCTGTGGGCGCCGGAAGGGGTGGGCAAGCAGTTCTCGCTCAACCCGGAAGGCGCGCTCATTCCGCTCGACAAGTGGCGTGACAACCTCACGATCGTGAGCAACACCGACGTGCGCATGGCCGAAGCGTTCGACGCGCCGGAAATCGGCGGCGATCACTTCCGTTCGAGCGCGGTGTTCCTCACGCAGTCGCACCCGAAGCAGACGCAGGGCTCGGATCTGTTCGTGGGCACGTCGTTCGACCAGATCGTGGCGCGCAAGATCGGTCAGGACACGCCGCTGCCGTCGATGCAGCTCTGCATCGAAAATCTCGATCAGGCCGGCGGGTGTTTCTACAACTACGCCTGCGCGTACACCGACACGATCAGTTGGGCCTCGCCCACTGAGCCGCTGCCGATGATCCGCAATCCGCGCGCGGCGTTCGACATGCTCTTTGGTGCTGGCGCGAACAACGCCGATCGTTCGGCGCGTCGCAAGGACAACGGCAGCATCCTCGACTGGGTGGTGGGCGAAATCAACTCGCTCAAGCGCGATCTGGGCGCCGCCGACCGTCGTCGTGTGGATCAGTACCTCGAGAACGTGCGCGAGCTCGAGCGTCGCATCGAGAAGGTCGAAGCCAAGAACACCAGTGGTGACGAGCGGCAGATTCCGGAAGCTCCGGCTGGTGTGCCGGACAGCTTCGAGGAGCACATGCGCCTGATGTTCGACATCCAGGTGCTGGCGTTCCAGTCGGACATGACCCGTGTGTTCTCGTTCAAGACGGGCCGCGATGCGTCGAGCCGCGTGTTCGTCGAGAGCGGTACGAACAAGGGCTTCCACCCGGCGTCGCACCATGGCGGTCGTGAAGCGGCCATCATGGAATTCAACCTGATCAACAAGTATCACGTGGCGATGCTGCCGTACTTCCTCGAGCGTCTCAAGGAAACGAAGGACGGCGACAGCAACCTGCTCGACAACACCACCATCGTGTACGGCTCGCCGATGGCGGACGGCAACGTCCACAACCACCGTCGTTGCCCGCTCATCCTGCTCAGCGGCGACCAGGCGCAGTTGCCGCGCAACACGCACCTCAAGGCACCCGACGGCACGCCGATGGCCGACGTGTTCCTGTCGCTGCTGCACAACTACGGCATCGACACGCCGAGCTTCGGCGACAGCGTCTCGCCGTTTGCACTGTACTCCAACGCCTGA
- a CDS encoding VOC family protein, whose product MPHITSPQINRPVWFDLATSDLAAAKALYSDLFGWSYLDLGEELGHYTIAFTPDGHAAAALAPVMPDAPVGWTAYFGVSDIASTIERVLALGGSVTAPSMEVPAQGHMALCTDPDGAMFGLWQGTEFHGAGVEGEPGAMAWCEAYSTRASANAAFYANLFGLRAEKLDAPGMEYYTLHDGNPAVAGVVQIDQQSATPPHWMVYFSVDSLTRADAVWQQHGGTFLEGPLDSPYGKIMLVRDAQGAVMSYIA is encoded by the coding sequence ATGCCCCACATCACGTCGCCGCAGATCAACCGGCCGGTCTGGTTCGATCTGGCCACCAGCGATCTCGCGGCGGCCAAGGCGCTGTACAGTGACCTGTTTGGCTGGAGCTACCTCGATCTGGGTGAAGAGCTCGGCCACTACACCATCGCCTTCACGCCCGATGGTCACGCCGCCGCCGCTCTGGCGCCCGTGATGCCCGATGCGCCCGTGGGCTGGACGGCCTACTTCGGCGTGTCCGACATCGCTTCCACCATCGAGCGGGTGCTGGCCTTGGGCGGCTCGGTGACCGCACCGTCGATGGAAGTACCAGCACAGGGACACATGGCGCTCTGCACCGATCCCGACGGCGCCATGTTCGGTCTGTGGCAAGGCACCGAATTTCATGGCGCCGGCGTGGAAGGGGAGCCGGGGGCAATGGCGTGGTGCGAGGCGTACTCCACGCGCGCGTCGGCCAACGCGGCATTTTACGCCAATCTCTTTGGCTTGCGGGCCGAGAAGCTCGATGCTCCGGGCATGGAGTACTACACGCTGCACGATGGCAACCCGGCGGTGGCGGGTGTGGTGCAGATCGACCAGCAGTCAGCAACACCACCACATTGGATGGTCTACTTTTCCGTCGACAGCCTCACGCGTGCCGATGCCGTCTGGCAACAGCATGGTGGTACGTTCCTGGAAGGTCCCCTCGACAGCCCGTATGGCAAGATCATGCTCGTGCGCGACGCGCAGGGCGCTGTCATGTCGTACATCGCCTGA
- a CDS encoding MBL fold metallo-hydrolase, producing the protein MSTATLSPCDAIGAHRLGPRVGTSPSAQLRAARIASSPQSRDGRFLNVEPMVMKVGAMVQGLFTRSRQSVPSHVLPVVRPSDVRLTAPAHAPRVTWFGHSSLRLEIGGLDVLIDPVWGERASPVSWAGPRRWYAPPTALDDLPLPDVVVISHDHYDHLDQHTIVTLAVRHAQQRTANGAMQRGSRALRFLVPLGVGAHLEHWGIAPEQITECDWWESQQIGGVTFTCAPARHASGRSLLDRDATLWASWAITTSAHRVFYSGDSGMTSLFHDIGERLGPFDLTLMQIGAYGQGWPTVHLLPEQAVTAQEALRGRAMLPVHWGLFNLAYHSWDDPIERLQAAHTGSRALRDLPLLTPRPGETIGLDGAGATRAWWRDR; encoded by the coding sequence ATGAGCACCGCCACACTCTCTCCCTGTGATGCCATCGGCGCACACCGCCTTGGTCCCCGCGTCGGCACGAGCCCCAGCGCACAGTTGCGTGCCGCGCGTATCGCGAGTTCACCACAATCGCGCGACGGGCGTTTTCTGAATGTTGAGCCGATGGTGATGAAGGTCGGTGCCATGGTGCAGGGACTGTTCACGCGCAGTCGGCAATCGGTGCCATCGCATGTGCTGCCGGTGGTGCGTCCAAGCGATGTTCGGCTCACCGCCCCCGCCCACGCGCCGCGTGTGACGTGGTTTGGTCACTCGTCACTGCGTCTCGAAATCGGTGGACTGGATGTACTGATCGATCCGGTGTGGGGAGAACGCGCTTCGCCGGTGAGCTGGGCTGGTCCACGTCGGTGGTATGCGCCACCTACGGCTCTCGACGATCTGCCGCTTCCCGATGTCGTGGTGATTTCGCACGACCACTACGATCATCTCGATCAGCACACCATCGTGACGCTCGCCGTACGTCACGCGCAGCAGCGCACGGCCAACGGCGCGATGCAGCGCGGCTCACGTGCCTTGCGCTTTCTCGTGCCACTGGGCGTGGGGGCCCATCTCGAACACTGGGGCATCGCTCCCGAACAGATCACCGAATGTGACTGGTGGGAATCACAGCAGATCGGCGGCGTAACCTTTACCTGCGCACCAGCACGTCATGCCTCGGGCCGTTCATTGCTCGATCGCGATGCCACGTTGTGGGCAAGCTGGGCCATCACCACCTCTGCGCACCGGGTCTTCTACTCGGGTGACAGTGGCATGACCTCGCTGTTTCATGATATCGGTGAGCGCCTCGGACCTTTCGATCTCACACTGATGCAGATTGGCGCCTACGGTCAGGGTTGGCCAACGGTGCATCTCTTGCCGGAGCAAGCGGTGACGGCACAAGAAGCCCTGCGAGGCCGTGCGATGTTGCCCGTGCATTGGGGATTGTTCAATCTCGCATACCACTCGTGGGATGACCCCATCGAACGTCTGCAGGCGGCTCACACCGGTTCACGTGCCCTGCGCGACCTGCCACTCCTCACGCCGCGTCCCGGCGAAACGATCGGCCTCGATGGTGCAGGAGCCACACGCGCCTGGTGGCGTGATCGCTGA
- a CDS encoding NAD(P)H-binding protein, with translation MKIVLFGATGMIGQGVLRALIDEPRITRIEAIVRQPLSSPSPKVHSVVHRDFTDFTGVGDAFLDVDACCFCLGVSSAGMSEAAYTAITYDVTAAAADALYQGSPNARFLFVSGASTDATEKGPVMWARVKGRAENTVRARFGKNAYVFRPAFIQPLDGIRSRTAVYNVLYSVLRIFVPLIRRLAPDSTSTTRIIGRAMTQVALHGTDQQVLEARDINRVGAALS, from the coding sequence ATGAAGATCGTGTTGTTCGGCGCCACCGGAATGATCGGGCAGGGTGTACTGCGCGCACTCATCGACGAGCCCCGCATCACGCGCATCGAAGCCATCGTACGGCAACCGCTGTCGTCGCCGTCACCCAAGGTGCACAGCGTGGTGCATCGCGATTTCACCGATTTCACCGGTGTAGGCGATGCGTTCCTCGACGTGGACGCCTGCTGCTTCTGCCTCGGCGTATCGTCGGCTGGCATGTCGGAAGCCGCCTACACCGCGATCACCTACGACGTGACGGCCGCGGCGGCGGACGCCCTCTACCAGGGAAGTCCGAATGCGCGCTTCCTGTTCGTATCCGGTGCCAGTACCGATGCCACCGAAAAGGGACCGGTGATGTGGGCGCGTGTGAAGGGTCGTGCCGAGAACACGGTTCGCGCACGGTTCGGCAAAAACGCCTACGTATTCCGGCCGGCGTTCATTCAGCCGTTGGACGGCATCCGTTCGCGGACGGCCGTGTACAATGTGCTTTACAGTGTGTTGCGAATCTTCGTGCCACTCATTCGTCGCCTGGCACCTGATTCCACCTCCACGACCCGCATCATCGGTCGGGCGATGACGCAGGTGGCTCTGCACGGCACCGACCAGCAGGTGCTCGAGGCCCGGGACATCAACCGGGTTGGCGCGGCTCTCAGCTAG
- a CDS encoding creatininase family protein produces MPLLPITRSPRTSLTASIRTALASAAIMVTTATLFAPAAQAQPGAPRDPRSMGGGNCPQNPYNCADTPNPLPTANTVWLEEMTWMDVRDALKAGKTTVIITTGGMEPNGPWLVTGKHNYVLHANCEAIARKLGNALCAPIVKFVPEGNLEPPSGHMTSPGTMTLREGTFRNLLTDLVHSLKVHGFKNIILIGDSGGNQGGQRAVADSLTKIWQGSPVVAHVQEYYDYASVTEYMKTRGLVEGTADNLHDDAIITLNMFIDDPKSVRYDERVKAGKATINGVSVADRKKNTELARQIVEYRAKVTIEAINKAIANKGTLPAPPRRAPGGTF; encoded by the coding sequence ATGCCTCTCCTCCCTATTACGCGATCCCCGCGTACTTCGCTCACTGCGTCCATTCGGACCGCGCTGGCATCCGCCGCGATCATGGTGACGACCGCCACGCTCTTCGCCCCGGCGGCACAGGCGCAGCCCGGCGCGCCGCGCGATCCCCGTTCCATGGGGGGCGGCAATTGCCCGCAGAATCCCTACAACTGCGCGGATACGCCGAACCCGCTGCCGACGGCCAACACGGTGTGGCTCGAGGAAATGACGTGGATGGATGTGCGTGATGCGCTCAAGGCCGGCAAGACGACGGTCATCATCACCACGGGCGGTATGGAGCCAAACGGGCCGTGGCTGGTCACGGGCAAGCACAATTACGTGCTGCACGCCAATTGTGAGGCCATTGCCCGCAAGCTGGGCAACGCGCTGTGTGCGCCCATCGTGAAGTTCGTGCCCGAAGGCAATCTCGAGCCGCCCTCCGGCCACATGACGTCGCCCGGCACGATGACACTCCGTGAAGGCACGTTCCGCAACCTGCTCACGGACCTGGTGCACAGCCTCAAGGTCCATGGCTTCAAGAACATCATCCTGATCGGCGACAGCGGTGGCAATCAGGGTGGCCAGCGTGCGGTGGCGGACTCGCTCACGAAGATCTGGCAGGGCTCCCCGGTGGTGGCGCACGTGCAGGAGTACTACGACTACGCCAGTGTGACCGAGTACATGAAGACGCGAGGCCTCGTGGAGGGTACGGCGGACAACCTGCACGACGACGCGATCATCACGCTCAACATGTTCATCGATGATCCAAAGAGCGTGCGCTACGACGAGCGCGTGAAGGCCGGCAAGGCAACGATCAACGGCGTGTCGGTGGCCGATCGCAAGAAGAACACGGAGCTGGCCCGCCAGATCGTGGAGTATCGTGCCAAGGTCACCATCGAGGCGATCAACAAGGCGATTGCCAACAAGGGTACGCTGCCGGCGCCGCCGCGTCGTGCGCCTGGTGGGACGTTCTGA
- a CDS encoding DUF1592 domain-containing protein, giving the protein MRAHPLVCMRLDSRSSHELRAIPSGVAGMKVLLAWSGITATVTLVTSLLSPATSSSALPSDRDGTPVTPPPSIVRTATVRTPTAPATAPVAGIHGVLARPMYPTKAKAKYGARGIEMAALDSTVQRYCGACHNPQRAARSGNLSLRGYSLDSAVSQLSVSEKMIRKLRTEMMPPPGSRRPGGDTLQALVETLEQTIDAIPVNPGTRVFQRLNRPEYQRVVRDLLALEIDPGDWLPLDTKSANFDNISDAQAMSPTLLDGYLNAASAVSRMAVGDRTAAAGQSNYRISPFVSQHPWDYVEGTPYGTRGGMVVTHTFPADGLYQIRVNVGGGVGRPVEDVDVSIDGERVSLLHYDRGVARNSESADLPLGADYLLTEPIPVKGGQRKVSVAFLRKAEGPYEDLIRPHDWSRASSGTGAAGTTEPAFLMEFLIMGPSKVTGLSDSPSRKAIFTCNPKTAAAQRPCAESILSRLATRAYRRPLNANDRKALMTFYDRGAAAGGDNAFEEGVRLGLQALLVSPHFIFRIEREPANTVAGKDYRIDDIELASRLSFFLWSTVPDDRLLTLARQKQLSVPAVYNAEVKRMLADKRAEALSTRFAAQWLRLQDLEKVHPDAFLFPDYDQQLADAMETETEMFFEDLVRKDRSVLTAFTSDSTFVNERLAKHYGISNVVGTHFRKVAYADDHRRGVLGQGSVLVQTSLGNRTSPVLRGKWVMEVLLGTPPPPPPPNVPDLEQTAGGKEGKPLTTRERMEMHRENPSCMSCHNFIDPIGLALDNFDVTGKLRYRENGALLDTRGKLYDGTPLTTPSDLTTALLKRPVPLMRNFTENLMAYALGRRAEDYDQPTIRSIERSAAKQQYKMSAFVMGVVNSKAFHSKRAEPVSADASHN; this is encoded by the coding sequence ATGCGAGCGCATCCGCTGGTGTGCATGCGGCTCGACTCGCGCAGTTCGCATGAACTGCGCGCCATCCCGTCTGGAGTGGCCGGCATGAAGGTTTTACTCGCGTGGTCGGGCATTACCGCCACCGTGACTCTGGTGACATCGCTGCTTTCGCCGGCGACGTCATCATCGGCGCTGCCGTCCGATCGCGACGGCACACCCGTTACGCCTCCCCCCTCGATCGTGCGCACGGCAACCGTGCGAACGCCCACTGCTCCCGCGACCGCACCGGTCGCCGGGATCCATGGGGTGCTCGCCAGGCCGATGTATCCGACCAAGGCGAAGGCCAAGTATGGCGCGCGCGGCATCGAAATGGCCGCGCTCGATTCCACCGTCCAGCGCTACTGCGGCGCGTGTCACAACCCGCAGCGCGCGGCCCGAAGCGGTAATCTCTCGCTTCGTGGCTATTCCCTCGACTCGGCCGTATCGCAGCTCTCGGTTTCCGAGAAGATGATCCGCAAGCTGCGCACCGAGATGATGCCCCCGCCGGGATCCCGGCGCCCGGGCGGCGACACGCTGCAGGCCCTGGTGGAGACGCTGGAGCAGACCATCGACGCGATTCCGGTCAATCCGGGCACACGCGTCTTCCAGCGCCTCAACCGTCCGGAATACCAGCGCGTGGTGCGCGACCTGCTGGCGCTCGAGATCGACCCGGGTGATTGGCTGCCGCTCGACACCAAGAGCGCCAATTTCGACAACATCTCCGATGCCCAGGCGATGTCGCCGACCCTGCTCGACGGCTACCTGAATGCGGCCTCGGCCGTGAGCCGCATGGCGGTGGGTGACCGGACGGCGGCGGCGGGACAGTCGAACTATCGCATTTCGCCGTTCGTGTCTCAGCATCCCTGGGACTACGTCGAAGGCACGCCCTACGGCACACGCGGCGGTATGGTGGTGACCCATACCTTCCCGGCTGACGGCCTCTACCAGATCCGCGTGAATGTGGGCGGCGGGGTGGGTCGTCCGGTGGAAGACGTGGATGTCTCCATTGACGGCGAGCGGGTTTCGCTGCTGCACTACGACCGGGGTGTCGCCCGCAACAGCGAGTCGGCCGACTTGCCGCTGGGCGCCGACTACCTCCTGACCGAGCCCATCCCGGTGAAGGGCGGCCAGCGGAAGGTTTCGGTGGCGTTCCTTCGCAAGGCCGAGGGGCCGTACGAAGATCTGATCAGGCCGCATGACTGGTCACGGGCGTCGAGCGGCACCGGCGCCGCCGGTACCACCGAGCCGGCGTTCCTGATGGAGTTCCTGATCATGGGCCCGTCCAAGGTGACTGGCCTGTCGGACTCCCCGAGCCGCAAGGCGATCTTCACCTGCAATCCGAAGACCGCCGCAGCACAGCGCCCCTGCGCTGAGTCGATCCTGTCGCGTCTGGCCACGCGTGCCTATCGTCGTCCGCTCAACGCGAATGACCGCAAGGCGCTCATGACCTTCTATGATCGCGGGGCGGCGGCGGGCGGGGACAACGCGTTCGAGGAAGGTGTCCGGTTGGGTCTGCAGGCCCTGCTTGTCAGCCCGCACTTCATCTTCCGTATCGAGCGTGAGCCCGCCAACACGGTGGCCGGCAAGGACTACCGCATCGATGATATCGAGCTGGCGTCGCGCCTGTCGTTCTTCCTCTGGAGCACGGTGCCTGACGATCGGCTGCTGACGCTGGCGCGCCAGAAGCAGCTCTCGGTGCCGGCGGTGTACAACGCCGAAGTGAAGCGCATGCTCGCCGACAAGCGCGCCGAGGCGCTGTCGACCCGCTTCGCCGCGCAGTGGTTGCGCCTGCAGGATCTCGAGAAGGTGCATCCCGATGCCTTCCTGTTCCCGGACTACGACCAGCAACTGGCCGATGCGATGGAAACGGAAACCGAGATGTTCTTCGAAGATCTCGTGCGCAAGGACCGCAGCGTGCTCACGGCCTTCACGTCGGATTCGACGTTCGTGAACGAACGTCTGGCCAAGCACTACGGCATTTCGAACGTGGTCGGTACCCACTTCCGGAAGGTGGCCTACGCCGATGACCACCGTCGTGGTGTGCTCGGTCAGGGCAGCGTGCTGGTGCAGACGTCGCTCGGCAACCGCACATCGCCGGTGTTGCGTGGCAAGTGGGTGATGGAAGTCCTGCTCGGGACGCCGCCACCGCCGCCGCCGCCGAACGTGCCCGATCTCGAGCAGACGGCTGGTGGCAAGGAAGGCAAGCCGCTCACCACGCGTGAGCGCATGGAGATGCACCGTGAGAACCCGTCGTGCATGTCCTGCCACAACTTCATCGATCCGATCGGTCTCGCACTCGACAACTTCGACGTGACCGGCAAGCTGCGCTATCGCGAAAACGGCGCACTGCTCGACACGCGGGGCAAGCTGTATGACGGCACGCCGCTCACCACGCCGTCCGATCTGACCACGGCGCTGCTCAAGCGTCCGGTGCCCCTGATGCGCAACTTCACCGAAAACCTCATGGCCTACGCGCTCGGACGCCGCGCGGAGGACTACGACCAGCCGACGATCCGCAGCATCGAGCGTTCGGCCGCCAAGCAGCAGTACAAGATGTCCGCGTTTGTGATGGGTGTCGTGAACAGCAAGGCCTTCCACTCCAAGCGCGCCGAGCCTGTGTCGGCTGACGCGTCACACAACTGA
- a CDS encoding 2-dehydropantoate 2-reductase produces the protein MSASDTATRTKLRVAVFGVGAVGGVFGARLAQAGHDVWFIARGATRDALRANGLRLDSVDGDLHLEQVQVTDDPSQVGPVDVVLVGVKATQVTGVAPSMRALLGPNTVVIPLQNGVEASVRLADALGAEHVLEGLCRVIAAQAGPGHIRHPAVTPVLEFGARQGSTLPEATAAMIPVVADAMRGAGINTLVPADMTTALWEKFLFIEPIGVVGAASHQPYGTVRSVPETRALTDQAIEEVIAVGRAVGVQWPADAKEQIWKRYDSLPPNEFTSMARDLIAERPSEFDAQTSAVVRLARQRGVSTPVHDVLHALLLPNVVATN, from the coding sequence GTGAGCGCATCCGATACGGCCACGCGCACGAAATTGCGCGTGGCCGTGTTCGGCGTCGGCGCAGTAGGCGGGGTGTTCGGCGCACGACTGGCACAGGCCGGACACGATGTGTGGTTCATCGCACGAGGCGCCACTCGCGACGCGCTGCGGGCGAACGGTCTCCGTCTCGACAGTGTCGACGGAGATCTGCATCTCGAGCAAGTACAGGTGACGGATGATCCGTCACAGGTCGGCCCCGTCGATGTCGTGCTTGTCGGCGTGAAGGCCACCCAGGTGACTGGCGTTGCGCCCTCGATGCGCGCGCTACTCGGCCCCAACACCGTGGTGATCCCACTGCAGAATGGCGTGGAAGCGAGCGTACGGCTCGCCGACGCATTGGGTGCAGAACACGTGCTCGAGGGACTGTGCCGTGTGATTGCTGCACAGGCCGGCCCCGGACATATCCGCCATCCCGCGGTGACACCGGTGCTCGAGTTTGGCGCTCGTCAGGGGTCCACGCTTCCCGAAGCGACGGCGGCCATGATCCCCGTGGTGGCCGACGCGATGCGTGGGGCAGGCATCAACACCCTCGTGCCGGCCGATATGACCACCGCACTGTGGGAGAAATTCCTGTTCATCGAGCCCATTGGTGTAGTGGGTGCGGCCTCTCACCAGCCGTACGGCACCGTACGATCTGTGCCGGAAACACGTGCGCTCACCGACCAAGCCATCGAGGAAGTAATTGCGGTGGGCCGTGCAGTGGGCGTGCAGTGGCCAGCCGACGCCAAAGAGCAGATCTGGAAGCGCTATGACAGTTTGCCGCCAAACGAGTTCACCTCGATGGCGCGTGATCTGATTGCCGAGCGGCCGAGTGAGTTTGACGCGCAGACATCGGCCGTGGTGCGACTGGCGCGGCAGCGTGGTGTATCAACACCCGTGCATGATGTGCTGCACGCACTGTTGCTTCCCAACGTGGTTGCAACGAACTGA